Sequence from the Aquimarina sp. Aq107 genome:
GTTGATGAAACCTTCATTTTAATCACTCAGAATCATGGTTGGGAAAAAGCTGATGGTACTGCGTTTACAGACCCTAATGCTAATCCTAATGTTGCTGATAGCAGAAAAGAAGGAAGTATGCTATATATTATTAAAGGGTTAAAAAGATAATTCATAAATCATATGAATCTTATGCAATTATTGCTAATAAATATAATCAAAAAAGGGGCTTGTCTTATGACGGGCCTCTTTATTTTTTTTGTTCTTTTTTCTTGTGAAGAAGAAGTAAAAAAAGAAGAAACTACAACAATCTCATTCAACACCAAAATGCAGAAGCAATTTGATAAAGATATTTCTTTAGCAATTGCTCATTTAGATAGTATAAAACAGGACCCTAATAAGATTGAAAAGAATTTTAAAGAATCTAGAAAATACTTTAAAAAATTAGAACCTGTATTATCTACATTAGATATTGAAAATTATGGTTTTCTCAACCAACCAAATATTTTAAAGGTTGAAGAAGAAGATTTCACCGATATTAAAATAAAGTCACCTAGTGGGTATCAAGTATTGGAAGAAGAAATCTTTGTAGATAAAAAAGACACTACAACGATCATAAAACATGTGAATTTAATAGCTAGTAGATTAAAACTTATTCAGAAAAATACAGGTTTTGATCACATAAAACAGTATCACTTTCTATGGCTATTTAGAAAAGCAATTGACCGAATAGCACTTACGGGTATTACTGGTTTTGATTCTCCTGTTTTAGAAAATTCATTAGAAGATTCTAAAATTGTATATCAAAGCTTACACACTTATTTATCTATGTTTAAAGATGAATTTAAAGATCCTAATCTATTTAAGATGTGGAAAGAAGAAATACAAGTCACTATAGATTCCCTACAAGGTGATTTTAATGAATTTGATCGCTATCATTTTATTAAAAACAGAACCCATAAACAGTTAACTCTTTGGAATCAAACAGTTTCTGATTGGAAAGTCCAGTTTCCTTTTGAACTAGCTATTAAAAATGATGCAACCTCTCTTTTCTCTTCAGATACTTTTAATGTAACCTATTTTGCAGATAGAAATCAAAAAGAGATCACCCAAGATATGGTATCACTAGGTACAAAGTTGTTTTATGACACGAACTTATCAGCTGATAAAAAAGTTAGTTGTGCTACTTGCCATCAACCAGAAAAAGCTTTTACAGATGGATTAAAGATTTCAAAAGGTGTAACTCGTAATAGTCCTACGCTACTGTATGCGGCATTACAGCAAGGTTTTTTCTATGATAAAAGAGCTGGCGGATTAGAAGGACAAATTATCAGTGTTGTAGAAAATGTAAATGAATTTCATTCTGATTTAAAAACGTTAGAAAAAGCTGTTATTAGTAATAAAGAATATGTAGAACAATTTGCTAAGGTATATCCTAATCGGGAAATTAATAATAACGATATCAGGAATGCAATAGCCAATTACATTCGTACTTTGATTCCTTTTAATTCTAAATTTGATAGAAATATCAATGGTTTGGAAAACACCTTATCAGCAAGTGAAATTAATGGGTACAACCTTTTTAATGGTAAAGCCAAGTGTGCAACTTGCCATTTTGCCCCTTTATTTAATGGGACAGTTCCTCCAGATTATAAAGAATCAGAAATGGAACTTATAGGAGTTCCTAAGCATAATGATACGATTAATGCTACGATAAGTGAAGATTTAGGTAGATATGAAATTTATAAAACTCCAGAACGAAAGCATTTTTTCAAAACATCCACAGTCAGAAACGCAGCTTTAACAGGACCATATATGCATAATGGTGTGTATACTACTTTAGAAGAAGTTATGGATTTTTACAATCGTGGTGGTGGCGCAGGAATTGGTATAGAACAAGAATATCAGACATTACCTCCAGACCCCTTAAATCTTACTAATCAAGAAATTGATGATATAATAGCATTCATAAAAAGTCTAAATGATAATATTTCGGAATCCGAGTATTAGAACTAGTTTATTTAGAGATCAGGATAAGATTAAAAACATCTAAATGGATTATTTTACTACTCAAAACTACGGTCAGGAAAGAGTCGTTGACATTCCATTTACCAATCCTAGTGTTAATCCAGATGTTTCGAAAGGCAAAAAAGAAGGTAGCCTGTTTTTTGAAATAACAGGTTTAGAAAATATTTTTTAGAATCAGAAAATATGAACAAGCAGATTTCTGATTAAACCTGATCAATAAACGAGGCTTATTCTCTATAAATAAGCCTCATTTATTACTTCAAATCACTATAGTGAACCCAAATTCTCTTCAACCAAGTTCTTGGTATTTCCAATAGATTCTAAATTAAAAGTTGTAGAAATATTAAATCTTTACTAACATTTAATCGAATACAACACGGGAAATCATAATTTTTAATATTTTTTTGTTAATTTTATTAAGAATTGTTTCACACCAGGCAATTCTTGATGAAGATGATTATTCCTGAACTCCCCATTAACGAAGATTTTAGAATTGAAGCTTTAAAATCTTTAGGTATATTAGATACAGAGCCTGAAAACGAGTTTGATGAAATAACTGCGCTTGCCGCATATCTCTGTGATACAGAAGCTGCTCTTATATCATTAGTGGATGATGATAGAGAATGGTTTAAATCTTCCTATGGTTTTTCTTCAAAAGAAATTCCTAGAAATCAGTCCTTTTGTGCACATGCCATTTTAGATCCAGATACTCCTTTAATCATAAATGATGCTAGAACAGACGAAAGATTTCATGATAACCCACTTACACTAGATGGTACTGTAGTATTTTATGCTAGTATCCCTCTTATTGACAAGAATGGATTTGCACTAGGAACACTTTGTGTTATCGACAGCCAACCAAAGACACTTAGTGATAAACAGCTAGAGGCGTTAAAATCATTAGCGCATCAAGTAGTTATTCTTTTTGAATTAAATAAAAAGAACAAAGACTTAGAAAAAATAGAAGATAAACTTAGAAAACGGAACGAGTCATTAAAAGAGTTTGCCAGAGTGATATCTCATGATTTAAAAATGCCCTTGGCTAATGTGATTACTACTTCTGATCTTTTAAAACTAAAATTAGCAAACGATCTGGATAAGGAAACTTCAGAGTATTTTGAATATATAAAACAATCATCATTTTCTATGAGTGATTACATTAATGATGTATTGGATCATTATGAAAGTGATAGCCTTGTTCAAAACAAGCCTGAATCATTTAAGCTAAATCATCTCTTAAAAGAAATAGCAGAATTATTAAGTATTAAACCAGATTGTACTATTAATTTTCCAGAACCTAATCCATCATTAAAATCGAACAAATCTGCTTTAAAGCAAATATTTTTTAATCTAATCGGGAACAGTATCAAGTATAATGATAAAGAACATATTATCATTGATATTGAACATTCTGAAGATAAAGTTTTCTATTATTTTAAAGTTACTGACAATGGAATGGGAATTCCTGAGGATAAAATTGACTCGATTTTCGAATTATTTACTACCGCAAATGGAACCGATAGAAGCGGAAACAAGGGGAATGGAATAGGTTTATCAACGGTAAAAAAACTAGTGGTAACTCTTGGCGGCTGTATTAAAGTAAAATCTACACTTGGAGTATGTACCTCTTTTGACTTTTCTATAAAGAAATAAATAGATTTTATTTTATTGTTGCTATACAAGCTTCGGCGCATTTTTCTCCATCAATAGCTGCAGAAATAATTCCTCCAGCATAACCAGCACCTTCGCCACAAGGATATAACCCCTTTATTTGTGTATGCTCCAATGTTTTTCTATCTCTAGGAACTCGTACCGGCGAAGATGTTCTTGATTCCGGAGCGTGAACCACTGCTTCATTAGTCAGATACCCTCTCATGCTTTTATCAAATGCCTTAAATCCTTCTTGTAGTGTTTTATGAATGAATTTTGGAAAAACCTCTCCCATATCTATCGAACTCAAACCAGGTTTATAGGAAGTTTCTGGTAAATCTACAGATACTTTTCTATTGGTCAAATCCACTAACCGCTGTGCAGGAACTCTTTGAGTCTCTCCAGCTAAATGCCAAGAGCGTTGCTCAATACTTTTCTGAAAATACATCCCTGATAACGGTCCATACTTCGAAAAATCTTTAAAATCTTCTAGACGAAGCTCCACTACAATACCACTATTAGAAGTTGGTTGATCTCTTTTAGAAGGTGACCATCCATTGGTAACTACTTCTCCTGGGCTTGTTGCACATGGAGCAATAACTCCTCCTGGACACATACAAAAAGAATACATTCCTCTACCATCAACCTGTTTTACTATGCTGTATGGTGATGGAGGAAGATAAGGTCCTCTAACCTCACATTTATATTGTATCTGATCAATTAATTGCTGAGAATGTTCTACTCTAACTCCTAGAGCAAAAGGTTTTGCCTCTATTTCAATCTCTTTCTTGTACAATAATTCAAAAATATCTCTAGCAGAATGTCCGGTAGCTAAAATAACTTTATTCGTTTTTATGCGGTCTCCATTTTGTAGAATTACAGAATCGATTTCATTATTTTTAATATCAAAATCGGTTACCCTAGTCTCAAAATGTACTTCGCCCCCATTTTCTCTTATTTTTTGTCTAATGGCCGCAATAATTGCAGGTAATTTATTAGTTCCAATATGAGGGTGTGCTTCTACCAAAATTTGATCTGTAGCTCCAAAACCTACTAATAACTGAAGAATTCGATTTACATCTCCCCTTTTTTTAGAACGTGTATATAATTTACCATCACTATAAGTTCCTGCTCCTCCTTCTCCGAAACAGTAATTAGAATCTTCATTAACAATATGATCTCTATTTATAGCTTTGAGATCTCTTCTTCTTTCGCGAACATCTTTTCCTCTTTCTAATACAATCGGCTTATACCCAAGTTCAACACATCGTAATGCTGCAAATAAACCTGCAGGACCTGCACCAATAATTACTACCTCACTAGCATTAGAAACATCCGGATAATCAGGTAACTTAATTGGTATTTCCTCAAAGTCCTCTTGTACAAATACTTTTATTTTCAAATTTACTTTGATCGCCTTTTGACGCGCATCAATAGAACGTTTTAAAACTTGTATGTGTCTAATCTCATCAATAGAAATTCCATTCTTTCTAGACACCATGATCTTTAAACGGTCTGGATCTGCAGCTATTTCTGGTGATACTTGTATGCTAAATTCGTATTGCAAAGGATATATATTCTAAAATTTTCACGAAGATACAATGTTACCTATAAACAACTCTATTTGTTACGAACATAAATCAGTTTAAACTTTCCGCTAATATGCTCGCGTTCATCTATTTCAAATTGCTTAAGCGAATTAAACAAAGGGGTTAGTTTTGCAAACCCAAAATTTCTAGAATCAAAATTAGGCTGTTTCTTTAGAATTAATGAACCTACATCTCCCAAAAAAGCCCAACCATCTTCACTCGCAGCGTCTTCTACTGAATTCCTCAATAATCTAATTGTTTTTGAAGTGATTTTATCTAAATTAGATTTATCAGACTTTTCTTTACCATCTTTTTTCTCAGTATCTTTTTTCAAAATTTCTAAATAAATAAACTTATCACAAGCTACTATAAAAGGATCCGGAGTTTTCTTTTCTCCAATTCCATACACAACAACACCGGCTTCTCGCAGTCTCATTGCTAATTTAGTAAAATCACTATCCGAAGACACCAAACAAAAACCATTCACTTTTTCTGAATATAAAATATCCATTGCATCTATAATCATGGCAGAATCCGTGGCATTCTTTCCTGTAGTATAACTATATTGCTGTATCGGATTTATTGCATTTTCTAACAAAATATTTTTCCATTTTGCTAGGTATGGTTTTGTCCAATCACCATAAATACGTTTAATAGTAGGAGTTCCATACTTGGTAATCTCCTCCATCATTTCTTTTATATACTTGGCAGGTATATTATCCCCATCGATTAGGACCGCCAATTTTGTATCTTTCATCATGGTTTTAAAGGTACACAAATACAATAGCTAAAAAAAGAATTCAATAGTAATCTAATGTGCATTAAAGAAATACTAAAAAACACACAACATAGACCTTGGGAACTGCCGTCTGATAATTGGAGATTTTATCAAGAATGGAATAGAGCAATATTCTTACATTGGAAAGTTGACTATGACGAATTAAGAAAACTTGTTCCTAAAGAATTGGAGATAGATTTATACAATGGAGAACCATGGGTATCATTAGTTGCATTTTCTATGGAAAAAATCAGACCTAAATTTCTTCCCTACTTTACTCCTATTTCTAATTTTGATGAAATCAACATTCGCACTTACATAAAATCTGGAAAAAAGACCGGAGTTTATTTCTTAAGCATTGAAGGAGGAAAAATAATTTCTTGCAGTATTGCTAAAGCCATCTCGGAACTTCCTTATAGATATTCTAAAATCAAAAGAGACTCCAATAGCTATACATCTAAAAATAAAAAGTATAAAGATTCTCTAAAAATTAAATTTACAGTAGGTAAAGAACTAAACAATAAGTCCAAACTTGACCTTTGGTTAACTGAGCGATATGCTCTTTTTCAGGATGTAAAGAATACAATCAACGAATATGAAATACATCATCCAGAATGGTGCATAAACGGTATTGACATCAACAATTTAGAAATTAATTATACTCGTTTTAATAATTTATTAAAAGGAATCCCTCACAAGACAAGTTATTCTAAAGGTGTTCGAGTAATCGCTTGGGGAATGAATAAAAAGAAAAAGGTCTATTATCCATAAAATTATCTAAAAAAATGTATTTTGCCCATAAAAATAAATACTTCGTCGATACTATATATTATTGAGGTAAGAGGAATATGATAAGAAAAAATAGCTCTACACCGCTAGTCTCATTAAAAAAACTTTAACTTTTATTAATATTTAAGTTTCTATATTTGATTTAAACAAACAATCAATATACCCATGAAAAAACTATTTTTTTTAGCCATTGCGCTTATCGGTTTTACCACAGTTTCAAATGCCCAAAGCTTAAAATTTGGTGTTAAAGGAGGTGTGAATTTCGCTAATATAGATTCTCGATTTGACACTGATGCCAGAACTGGTTTTCATCTAGGAGCGGTAGCAACAATAGGTTTACCAGGTAAATTTGCTATTCAACCAGAAGTTTTATATTCTGCTCAAGGTACTGATGATTTAAAGGTGGACTACATCAACGTTCCTATTTTAGTGAAATATAAATTCTTAAAGTTTCTTAGTTTCGAGGCTGGTCCACAATTTGGTGTTGTTGTAAATGATGATTATGAAGTTGGTGAGCCAGAAAGCTTTGATGTAAGTGTTGCTGCTGGAGCTGGCGTAACCTTTGGAAAATTCTTTGCACAAGCAAGATATAATCATGGTCTTACAGACGTTGATGATGCTATTAGTAGTCAAAATAGAACTTTTCAACTCTCTGTAGGATATTATATTTTTTAATAAAAAACAGCTATAAACCTTATAAAAAGGCGGAAGTTAAACTTCCGCCTTTTTTTATGATCTATTTTTTCTTCGTCGATTATAGTTTCTGTTATTCCGTTTAGGTTTAGAAGAATTTTGATTTTTCTTTGGTGGCGCTGCATTATAATCAAAAACAAAACTAGGCTCAAAACCTTCTATAACTTCTTTAGGTAGCGTTAATCCTAATAATTTCTCTATTCCTTTTATATAAGCTACTTCTTCTTGAGATACTAAGGAAATTGCTTCTCCACTAGCTCCTGCCCTACCTGTACGACCAATTCTATGAACGTAGTCTTCAGAAATGTTCGGTAATTCATAATTAATCACATGTGGTAACAAAGGGATATCAAGTCCACGTGCTGCTATATCGGTTGCTACTAAAACTCTGATTTTATTTTGTTTAAAACCACTCAATGCTTTCGTTCTTGCTCCCTGACTCTTATTCCCATGAATTGCAGCAGATGTAATTCCATTTTTAGACAACTTTTCGCTTAAGCGATTTGCTCCATGTTTTGTTCGCGTAAAAATCAATACTTGCTTCCAATTCCCTTCGGATATCAACTTAATAACTACAGAAGATTTCTTCGCTTTATCAACTTTGTACATCTTTTGATCCACCTTCTCAGCGGTGGTATTTTCTGGAGCAGCTTCTACAGAAACAGGTTGATACAAAATCCCATTAGCTAACTTTTTAATTTCTTTAGAAAATGTTGCAGAAAATAACAAGTTTTGTCTTTTCTTAGGTAATAATGCTAGTATTTTATTAATATCTCTCTGAAATCCCATATCCAGCATTCGATCTGCTTCATCTAATACTAATATCTCAACCTTAGAAAGGGATAGAGCTCTTCGTTCGTGTAAATCCAACAAACGACCAGGAGTAGCAACCAAAACATCCACTCCGTTTCTTAACGCCTTTATCTGAGGATTAGCGTTTACACCTCCAAAAACAACCATAGATCTAAGATCTGTATATGTACTATAGGCTTTTACGTTGTCCAATATTTGTGCCGCTAATTCTCTTGTAGGAGTTAAAATAAGTGCACGGATCGGTCTTTTTCTAAATGGTTTATTATGAGCTAATAATTGAAGGATTGGTAATGTAAAACCCGCTGTTTTACCTGTCCCAGTCTGAGCAGATGCTAAAACATCTTTTCCTTCTAAAATTGGTGGTATTGCTTTTTCTTGAATTGGTGAAGGTACTGTATACCCTTTTTTGTCGATTGCTTTTAATAAAGCATCGGATAATCCTAATGATTCAAATGACATATAAATTGTTTAAGAAACAACAATCTACTACATAATGCCATTTCTGAATATAGCGGCAAAGGTACGTTTAATTTTAGTATATTATTTCACTTCGGGTTTTCATATTTTGTAAATACCTAAAATGCAGGATATTTCTAAAAATAGTATCTAAATTAGTGAAATCTTACCCTAAAAATTCGTTAAGTCTAAACCTTCAATATCAAATCTTATAGTATATTTGACAAACAATAATCAAGAATGCAATTTAAACACCCAGAATTTCTTTATGCTTTATTTGCTCTTCTTATTCCTATTATTGTTCATTTATTTCAATTAAGACGTTTTCAAAAAGTACCTTTTACCAATGTACAATTTCTAAAAGCAGTTACCATTCAGACTCGTAAGAGTTCACAAATTAAAAAATGGTTAACCCTATTAGCTAGGTTATTAGCATTTGCAGCACTTATTATTGCTTTTGCTCAACCATTTTTAGCTTCAGAAGAAATCGTTGGAAAAAAAAGTGAAACTGTTATTTATCTCGACAATTCTTTTAGTATGCAAGCCAAAGGTTCTAAAGGTCCATTGCTGCAGAGAGCGATTCAGGAATTGCTTAGCTCTTTACCAGAAGATGAAGTTGTTTCCATATTTACGAATACAGAAACTTTTAAAGAGGTTACCAAAAAAGATATTCGAAATGACTTACTTCAACTAGAATATACTTCGAATCAGATAGCATATAGTGCTGCGTACTTAAAAGGAAAACAGCTTTTAGGTAATTCTCCAGAAACTATAAAACGTATCATTATGGTTTCAGATTTTCAACAAAAGGATGAAGCTTTTGACATACCTACTGACTCAGAAACCAAAACAAATCTTATAAAACTAACACCTGTAACTCGCCAGAATATTGCTATTGATAGTCTTTCTCTGAGTAGAGATGAGAATAATGAAATGGTTTTAAATGTTTTATTAAGTAATACTGATGCTCGTGCTGATAATATTTCTGTTGCTTTTTATAATGGAGAAAAATTAATTGCTAAAACAACCGCTTCTATTCCTAAAAACAGTAAAACTTCTACTCAATTTAGAGTTGATGAGAATACTAAAATTAATGGACGTATTGTTATAGAAGATCCTGCCTTAAACTTTGATAATTATCGATATTTTACCATTAATACTCCCGAAAAAATAAAAGTTGTAGCTATTAATGAAACTAACGATAATTTTATAAAAAATATTTACACATCAGATGAGTTTTTATTGATTAGTGCCAAAATAGATGAGTTAAACTATAATGATATTGGTAATGCTAATCTTGTACTAATTAATGAGATTAGGCAAATTCCTGTTTCACTAATTAATGCTCTTAAATCTTTTAAAGATCAAGGAGGTACTATTTGTTTTATTCCTGCGACGGATGGAAATCTTGCATCATACCAACAATTTATAAATAGTTTTTCTTCGGAAAGTTTAATAGCAAAAAGTGTTCAAGAAAAGAAAATAACAGGAATTAATTTTTCTCATCCTTTATACAAAGGTGTTTTTGATAAAAGAATTACCAATTTTCAGTACCCAAAGGTAAATTCCTTTTATCAAACAACTGCTAATAATACTATCTTATCTTTTGAGGATAGTAGCCCGTTTTTGTATGTAACAAAATCCATGTATGTATTTACTGCGCCTATTAATAACGAGAACTCTAATTTTAAGAATTCTCCATTAATTGTTCCCACTTTATACAACATTGGAAAACAAAGTCTAAAACTATCTGATATTTCTTATAACATAGGACAAATAAACACCTATGATATCCCTATTTCATTAGGGCAAGATGGAATTTTATCGTTAGAATCAAATGAAGAAAGTAGTATTCCATTGCAGCAAAGTTTTGCCACCAAAGTTAGAATTACAACAGACGAGGTTCCTTCTAAAGCAGGAATTTATGCTCTTAAGGACAAAGAAAAATTGATTCAACATGTGGGTTATAATTACAATACTTTAGAAAGTGATTTACAATACTATAACCTCTCTACAACAAAAGAATATGAGGTAAGCGATTCTGTAACCACTTTGTTCGAGCAAATAAAAGAAGAAACTAGTATTCACGAACTTTGGAAATGGTTTATTATTTTTGCTTTGATTTTCTTATTAATTGAAATCTTATTATTAAAATATCTCAAATGAATTTCTTATTAAAGGCAGCTACTATTTTTGATCCATCATCGCCCTTTCATAATCAAACAGTAGATATTCTTATCGAAAATGGAATCATTAAAGATATCGATTCGTTAATCGAAATAACAGAAAACGTAGAGGAAATTAAACTAGATACATTACATGTTTCTCAAGGATGGTTTGATAGTAGCGTAAGTTTTGGAGAACCGGGATATGAAGAACGAGAAACAATAACTAATGGACTTGAAGTGGCTGCTAAAAGTGGTTTTACGAGTATTGGATTAAACCCAAACACGCTTCCTATAATCGATACCAGTGCTTCTGTAGGTTTTCTGAAAGGAAAATCTCTACAAAACGCGGTAGACCTCTACCCCATAGGTTCTCTTACGACAAAATCAGAAGGTATTGACATGGCAGAGCTTTATGATATGAAACAAGCTGGAGCTATTGCTTTTGGAGATTATAAAAAACCTATCAAAAACCCAAACCTATTAAAGATTGCATTATTATATGCACAAAATTTTGACGGTATGGTCCTTTCCTTTCCACAAGATACTAGTATTGCCGGAAAAGGTATGGTACACGAAGAAAAACAAAGCACATTACTTGGACTTAAAGGTATTCCTGCTTTGGCAGAAGAATTGCAGATATCCAGAGACCTTTTCCTTTTAGAATATACTGGAGGAAAATTACATATACCGACAATTTCGACTGCAAAATCGGTTCAATTAATTAGAGAAGCAAAATCAAATAAATTAAATGTAACTTGTAGTGTTTCTGTTCATCATCTATCTCTTACTGATAAAGAATTAACAAGTTTTGACACAAATTACAAGGTACTGCCACCGTTAAGAACAAAAAAAGATGCAGATGCTTTAATTGAAGGAGTTAAAGACGGAACTATAGATATGGTTACAAGTGATCATCAACCAATAGATGTAGAAAATAAAAAAGTAGAATTTGATAATGCTATGTATGGAACAATAGGTTTAGAAAGTACTTTCGGAATTCTAAATAATATACTAGATATCAATCATACCATATCACTACTTACCAAAGGAAAATCAATATTCGGAATTGAAACAGATTCCATAGATAAGGGAAATAAAGCTAACTTGTCATTATTTACCTCAAAAGGAAATTCTATATTCAAAGAAGAACACATACGATCTACTTCTAAAAATAGCGCATTTTTAGAAAAAGCTATGAAAGGTGATACTTATGGAATTATTTCTAATGGACAAATAGTATTAAAATAAACACTTAATTCTCATGCAATCAGATTACGAAAAACAAGGTAAAACTGCAGCTATCATATCATATATAACTATAATAGGTACTATTATAGCGCTCTTTATGAATCAAGATAACAAAAACAAATTTGCTACTTTTCATATCAGACAAGCTTTAGGAATTAATATAGGTTTTTATCTGTTAGGAGCATTAGTAAGTATGTTCGATTCTTGGATAATTTCCTCTTCCTTTTACATTTTTATCTTCGTACTTTGGGTTTTTGGTTTAATAACCGCCATTAGAGAAGAACAAAAAACTGTTCCGATTGTAGGCCCCTACTTTCAAGAATGGTTTACATTCGTGAAATAAATAACACTATACAATTATTTATTCTATAAGAAATTTAGTGAGTTTTAAATCGGGAGAAAGCTTTATAACTAGTATTACAGAATCACTATCTGATTGTACTAAATATCTATATCCCTCATCTTGGTCCATTAAATCAAATTCTGAAAATTTACCTTGACTATCCATATTTTTTGTAATAAACTCCTTTACTTTATCTAAAGTAAAAGAGGCTTGTAAGTCAGTAGAAAATTGATCAAAAATTTTCTGTGAATCATTAGCGTTATACGAGGCAACGATAGTCTTCATTGTACTTTCATAATCAACATCTGTCTGGGCCACACCTATATGTAAACAAAAGAACAGACTAAAAAAGATTATTTTTCTCATCATTAAATTTATTTTAAGGAGCTTAAATTTAGGGAATATTCCACTAATAATTATCAAAATTAAGTATTAATACGTATTTAAGTAATAAGAATTATGTAATTATCAGTATTGTAAATTAAGAATTTTAAAATAATACATTAAAAAACCTGCGAAACTGATTTCGCAGGTTTTGAATTATGGTATTGTTATTATATGCTATTGTTTTGGTTTTGGACTCCATTTTAAGAAGTTCGGTTT
This genomic interval carries:
- a CDS encoding cytochrome-c peroxidase, translated to MTGLFIFFVLFSCEEEVKKEETTTISFNTKMQKQFDKDISLAIAHLDSIKQDPNKIEKNFKESRKYFKKLEPVLSTLDIENYGFLNQPNILKVEEEDFTDIKIKSPSGYQVLEEEIFVDKKDTTTIIKHVNLIASRLKLIQKNTGFDHIKQYHFLWLFRKAIDRIALTGITGFDSPVLENSLEDSKIVYQSLHTYLSMFKDEFKDPNLFKMWKEEIQVTIDSLQGDFNEFDRYHFIKNRTHKQLTLWNQTVSDWKVQFPFELAIKNDATSLFSSDTFNVTYFADRNQKEITQDMVSLGTKLFYDTNLSADKKVSCATCHQPEKAFTDGLKISKGVTRNSPTLLYAALQQGFFYDKRAGGLEGQIISVVENVNEFHSDLKTLEKAVISNKEYVEQFAKVYPNREINNNDIRNAIANYIRTLIPFNSKFDRNINGLENTLSASEINGYNLFNGKAKCATCHFAPLFNGTVPPDYKESEMELIGVPKHNDTINATISEDLGRYEIYKTPERKHFFKTSTVRNAALTGPYMHNGVYTTLEEVMDFYNRGGGAGIGIEQEYQTLPPDPLNLTNQEIDDIIAFIKSLNDNISESEY
- a CDS encoding ATP-binding protein, yielding MIIPELPINEDFRIEALKSLGILDTEPENEFDEITALAAYLCDTEAALISLVDDDREWFKSSYGFSSKEIPRNQSFCAHAILDPDTPLIINDARTDERFHDNPLTLDGTVVFYASIPLIDKNGFALGTLCVIDSQPKTLSDKQLEALKSLAHQVVILFELNKKNKDLEKIEDKLRKRNESLKEFARVISHDLKMPLANVITTSDLLKLKLANDLDKETSEYFEYIKQSSFSMSDYINDVLDHYESDSLVQNKPESFKLNHLLKEIAELLSIKPDCTINFPEPNPSLKSNKSALKQIFFNLIGNSIKYNDKEHIIIDIEHSEDKVFYYFKVTDNGMGIPEDKIDSIFELFTTANGTDRSGNKGNGIGLSTVKKLVVTLGGCIKVKSTLGVCTSFDFSIKK
- a CDS encoding NAD(P)/FAD-dependent oxidoreductase; amino-acid sequence: MQYEFSIQVSPEIAADPDRLKIMVSRKNGISIDEIRHIQVLKRSIDARQKAIKVNLKIKVFVQEDFEEIPIKLPDYPDVSNASEVVIIGAGPAGLFAALRCVELGYKPIVLERGKDVRERRRDLKAINRDHIVNEDSNYCFGEGGAGTYSDGKLYTRSKKRGDVNRILQLLVGFGATDQILVEAHPHIGTNKLPAIIAAIRQKIRENGGEVHFETRVTDFDIKNNEIDSVILQNGDRIKTNKVILATGHSARDIFELLYKKEIEIEAKPFALGVRVEHSQQLIDQIQYKCEVRGPYLPPSPYSIVKQVDGRGMYSFCMCPGGVIAPCATSPGEVVTNGWSPSKRDQPTSNSGIVVELRLEDFKDFSKYGPLSGMYFQKSIEQRSWHLAGETQRVPAQRLVDLTNRKVSVDLPETSYKPGLSSIDMGEVFPKFIHKTLQEGFKAFDKSMRGYLTNEAVVHAPESRTSSPVRVPRDRKTLEHTQIKGLYPCGEGAGYAGGIISAAIDGEKCAEACIATIK
- a CDS encoding NYN domain-containing protein — translated: MMKDTKLAVLIDGDNIPAKYIKEMMEEITKYGTPTIKRIYGDWTKPYLAKWKNILLENAINPIQQYSYTTGKNATDSAMIIDAMDILYSEKVNGFCLVSSDSDFTKLAMRLREAGVVVYGIGEKKTPDPFIVACDKFIYLEILKKDTEKKDGKEKSDKSNLDKITSKTIRLLRNSVEDAASEDGWAFLGDVGSLILKKQPNFDSRNFGFAKLTPLFNSLKQFEIDEREHISGKFKLIYVRNK
- a CDS encoding YqjF family protein, whose amino-acid sequence is MCIKEILKNTQHRPWELPSDNWRFYQEWNRAIFLHWKVDYDELRKLVPKELEIDLYNGEPWVSLVAFSMEKIRPKFLPYFTPISNFDEINIRTYIKSGKKTGVYFLSIEGGKIISCSIAKAISELPYRYSKIKRDSNSYTSKNKKYKDSLKIKFTVGKELNNKSKLDLWLTERYALFQDVKNTINEYEIHHPEWCINGIDINNLEINYTRFNNLLKGIPHKTSYSKGVRVIAWGMNKKKKVYYP
- a CDS encoding porin family protein yields the protein MKKLFFLAIALIGFTTVSNAQSLKFGVKGGVNFANIDSRFDTDARTGFHLGAVATIGLPGKFAIQPEVLYSAQGTDDLKVDYINVPILVKYKFLKFLSFEAGPQFGVVVNDDYEVGEPESFDVSVAAGAGVTFGKFFAQARYNHGLTDVDDAISSQNRTFQLSVGYYIF
- a CDS encoding DEAD/DEAH box helicase, which gives rise to MSFESLGLSDALLKAIDKKGYTVPSPIQEKAIPPILEGKDVLASAQTGTGKTAGFTLPILQLLAHNKPFRKRPIRALILTPTRELAAQILDNVKAYSTYTDLRSMVVFGGVNANPQIKALRNGVDVLVATPGRLLDLHERRALSLSKVEILVLDEADRMLDMGFQRDINKILALLPKKRQNLLFSATFSKEIKKLANGILYQPVSVEAAPENTTAEKVDQKMYKVDKAKKSSVVIKLISEGNWKQVLIFTRTKHGANRLSEKLSKNGITSAAIHGNKSQGARTKALSGFKQNKIRVLVATDIAARGLDIPLLPHVINYELPNISEDYVHRIGRTGRAGASGEAISLVSQEEVAYIKGIEKLLGLTLPKEVIEGFEPSFVFDYNAAPPKKNQNSSKPKRNNRNYNRRRKNRS